ACTGTGATGTGATAATAGCAAACAAAATTGGACTTTGTGCCCTGGAAAAGCTTTCTGACAAGATTGTTTTAGAAAGGCATGGGCTTGTGAAAGATGCTATCAAAGAGGTTTTGGATCTTTTTATGACTTAAAAAAGTGGGGATTTATTTAAGAAAGAAAAAGGAGAGAAAAGAATGACAAATAGGTCAAAGTGGGTAAAATCAGTTTTAATTTCAATTTTTGTAGTAGCTGTACTTGTGGCAGTTTTATTTTGTACCTATTCTCAATTTGCCTTCTCAAAGACTACCAAAGCACAAAACTCCAAAAATAATAAGCTTGTTCTTTTTGTTCCAAATACTTTAGAAACGGTTGTAGAAAAAATAGCTGACCAGTTTGAAAAAGAGAAAAATTGCAAGATTGAAATGAATGTTGCAGGCACTCATGTACTTGTGACGCAGCTCAAAAGCGGTGCTTCTTGTGATATATTCTTTTCTGCAGACAAAAGATACATTGATGAAATAAAAGAAAAGAGGTATATAAATAGTTACTTGACATTTGCTAAAACTACTCTTGCTATTGTCAGCTCATCAAAAAAGGTGAAAAGCTTTGAGGATATATCTAAAAAAGGTATAAAACTTTGCATAGCAGATCCTGTTTCACCAATTGGTATGTGGACGCAGAAATTTCTAAGCAAAGTAAAAAACGAAAGTCCTACTCTGTACAAAAAGATTTCACAAAATGTCATCTCACAAGAGTTTCAGATTACGGATGTTATACAAAAAGTCAAGGCTATGCAGGCTGACGCAGGTGTTGTTTATCTCACAGATGCCAAAAATTCAAAACTGGGTATTGTTCCTATTCCTGATAAGTACAATGTTCAGGTTTATCATTATGTTGGAGTGCTCAAAACATCTGAGAAAAATAAGCTTGCAAAGGAGTTTATAGAGTTTTTAAGTTCAAAGAAAGTCAAAGCTATTTTAAAGTCAGCAGGGTATGAATAGCAAAGAGGAGCAGGTAAGTTTTTCTAAAGAAAGCGTGTGAGCTTATTATGAAAAAGGTATTTATTCTTTCGATTCCGTTTTTAATTTTTTTGTTTTTGCCTTTTTTAAATTTACTTTTTGTTGTACCATACTCAAAACTTTTTAATATGATAACAAAAAAGGAGACCGTCACAGCATTTGGACTTTCTTTTTTTACCGCGAGTATCTGCTGTATTTTGGCATTTTTAATAGGCACACCTTTTGCATACCTTCTTGCCAGCATCAAAAGAAGAATCCACCTTCTTGAGCTGATAATAGACCTTCCAAACGTCCTGCCACCAATCTTGATGGGAGTACTTTTGCTTCTTTTGTACGGCAAAGTTGGGTTTATAGGGAGAATACTTGACAGAGCTTCTCTTCAGATACCTTTTACCACCTTTGCAGTCATACTTGCTCAGCTTTTTGTCAGTATTGGATACTATTTGAAGGTTGCATACTCTTCGTTTTTGGCCATAGACAAACAGCTAAAAGAAGAAGGCTTTATCTTAGGGCTTGACGAGCTTGGAATTATGTGGCATGTGTACTTGCCAGTTGCCAGAAAAGGGCTTGTGATTGGCATACTTGGTACATTTTCAAGGGCGCTTGGTGAGTTTGGTGCAACAGTTGTCTTTGCAGGGAATGTCTTTGGAAAAACTCAAACAATCTCACTTTACTTGTATAAATTATATGTGCAAAATCAGGAGGAAACTTATTCTGTGAGTTTTGTGATGATAATAATTTCATATTTAATTCTTTACCTAACTAAGAAACTTTTGAACAATGTGGACTATTGAAAATCTTGACTATAAAACTATTCAAGGTGTGAGAAAAATGGTAGGTGCAGTAAAAAAGATTTTTCAAGATTTTGAAAAAGGCGCTCCAAACTACTTTAAAGAAATATTTCCTTATGAGAGTATTCCAAAGGTGATTTTTGATGGAGTTTCAGTTCCCGTAAATATTCCGTCAAAACTATATGTAACAGATAGCACATTTAGAGAGGGTCAACAGGCTATTTCATATATAGGAAAGGAAAATGTAGCAAAGATTTTCGAATATCTTCACTACATTGACAATGGTACTGGAACTATAAAGTACTCAGAATTTTTCCTTTATACAAACTATCACAAACAGTGTGTTCAAGAGTGTTTGAAAAAAAGCTTCGAATTTCCAAAGGTAGTTGGATGGGTAAGAAGTAAAAAAGAGGAACTAAAACTTGCAAAAGAGTTTGGGCTTGATGAAATTGGGATTTTAATGTCGTGCTCAGACTATCACATCTACAAAAAGTTTCAAAAAACACGGTCAGAAATTGCAGCCCAGTACATCAATATGATACAAGAAGCCTTTTCACTTGGCATCACTCCACGGGTTCATCTTGAAGACATCACAAGATCAGATATTGAAAATTTTGTCATTCCACTCATTTTGGCAATTGAAGAGATAGCAAAAAAGTGTGACAAAAAGGTGTACTTTAAACTGTGTGACACTTTGGGCTTTGGTGTGCCATATGAATATGCAAGCTTACCACGAAGCGTTCCTAAACTGATTCATACAATTTCAAAAAGCACCAATATACCACCAGAGAGGCTTGAGTGGCATGGTCACAACGATTTTTACAAAGCTCAGAGCAATGCAGTCTGTGCGTGGTTATACGGTGCTTCAATGGTAAACTGCACTATCAGAGGAGTGGGTGAGAGAACTGGCATTGCAGCTTTGGAGATTGCAATCTTGGACCTTGTCCAGATAAAAGATGAAAATCCACCAAACCTAAATTTTGGGGTTTTAAATGAACTTTTGGAGTTTACTTCGAGGTTTGAGGTTATGAAGTAAGCTTCATTTTTCTTGTCTAAAATGGAATATTGCCATCAAATAGTGGCAATAATAAAATTTATGTGATATAATGAAAATGCAAAGTGTTTTTAGAGTTGCCCGAAAGAAGGCGATTGAGATTGAAAAGCTAAAAGAAGAGATTATCAAAAGTTATCTACTCGAAATTAAAAAACTAATAGTAGCAGGAAAATGGGGTTTTGTTAAAAGAGAGAAAAACATAAAATTCTTAAAAGAATGGGGTTTGCTAATAGACGATGTCAAGGACATACTGTTAGACCTTCAGCCAGGAGATTACGTCCAAGGACCAGAACAAGACCATCTTGATAATAAAGAAGGTGACATTTGGATTTTCAAAAACAGCAGATACTTGGATGTTTGTATATACATAAAACTAAGGTACAATCCACCAGAAGAAGTGGTGTGCATTTCTTTTCATGAGGATGAACCTCAAGAAGGGGGTGAAAAAGAATGATGAATAGGGCATATTGTCCACAGTGCAAAAAGCATGTTGAAATTAAAGTTGTAAAAAATCTAATTAAAGAATATAAAGGTGTACAAGTCAATGTTGAAGAATATGTTCCACATTGCAGTGAGTGCAATACTGAGTTGTTTGTGCCAGACATCGAAAACGAAAATCTAAAAAGGCTCTATCAACGTTATAGAGAGTTGGCAGGTTTGATTACCCCTGAAGAAATCCAGAAGGTAAGAGAAAAATATGGACTTTCTCAAAGGGAGCTGGGGCAGATACTTGGTTGGGGCAAGATGACAATAAACAGGTATGAAAGAGGAGCTTTGCCTTCTAAATCACACAGTGATGTTCTGAAGCTGATTTTAACATCTGAAGAGTTTTTCAAAGAAAAGGTGGAAGAAGCGTTTAAATCAAGGAGAATAACTGAAAGAACATATCAAAAAACAAGGGAGAAAATCAAAGACTCTGTTGCTGAATTGAAGAAAAGAATCATCTCTGCAGCACTTGAACACCCAGAAGATATCTACAATGGCTTCAGAAGGTTTGACTTTGAAAAGCTGGAGAACTTGATAAGTTACATTGCTGAAAAAGTTGAAAATCTATATTTGAGCAGTCTTAATAAGTTTTTGTGGTATATTGATTTTATGCACTTTAAACGTTGTTTACGTTCAATAACTGGCTTAAGATACATCAAATATGCTTATGGGCCAGTGATTGAAAATTTTGCATACAAAGAAATAGCAGCATACCCAAGTGATAAATACACTGTTGAAGAATATGAGACTCCTGATGGGGCAATCCAAACAAAGATTAAGAGCAAAGGCAACTACGACCTATCAGTATTTACCCCAGAAGAATTGCAGACAATTAATATGGTCATTGATACATTGAAAGACAAAACATGCAGTGCTATTTCAGAGCTGTCTCACCAGGAAGTTGGATGGAAGCAAACCCCGTTGCGTGAACTAATCTCATATGAGTACGCAAAGTCAGTGAATTTAGACAGCCAGGTAGTGCAGAAATAGCATAATCCCTGTCTAAAATATATATTGACAGAGCTTGTCTTGTTAAATTAAAATATTTTCAAACGCGCAGTTTGAATATGCGCAAAAGGGCAAAGGTGGCCTTTTGGAGGGGTTTTCCTTTGCCCTTCTTTAGTAGTGTGTGAATAAATTTTTAGGATGGGAGGATGGTTTTCTATGAAAAAGCTTATTTTCAAAAATGCCCTGGCTATTCTGGTTATTTTTTGCTTTGTCCTGAGCCTTTTTTCTCTTGCTTTTGCTTCGGGCTCAAAGACCATAAGGCTTGGGGTTGACATTGAACTTTCTGGTGTTGTTGCGCAGTACGGACAGAGGACTTTGGAAGGGCTAAAGATGGCAGTTGAAGAGATCAATCAAAAAGGTGGAGTTCTGGGAAAGAAAATAGAGCTTGTTATATTTGATAACAAATCTGACAAAACAGAGGCACTGAATATTGCAACAAGGCTTGCAACAAAAGAAAATGTGCTGGCAATATTGGGCTCTGTGACATCGGGCGCAACAAAATCAGCTTCGGTTGCTGCAACAAGATACAAAATTCCTATTATATCTCCAACTGCTACAGATGATCTGGTAACGGTTGATGAGAGGACGGGCAGGACAAAACCGTATGTGTTCAGAATCTGCTTCAATGACTCATTCCAAGGAAGTGTAATGGCTAACTTTGCACTGAAAACGTTAAAGATAAAAACAGCAGCAATTATCTATGATGCATCATCAGATTACAGCAAGGGACTATACAAGAATTTCAAAGAGACATTTACAAAAAATGGCGGCAAAGTAGTTGCACAGGAAGCTTTTACATCAGGTGAAAAGGATTTTAATGGAATCCTGACAAAGATTCGTGATAAAAATCCACAGGCTTTGTTTGTTCCGGTCTATTATGATGATGCAGGGCTTATAATAAAACAGGCAAGGGAGCTTGGAATGTGGATGCCAATTCTGGGGGCAGACGGGTTTGACGACCCAAAGGTTGTGGAGAAAGCAGGGAGCAAATATGCAACAAATATCTTTTTCTCAACACATTATTCTTCCCAGGACACAGATAAGAAAGTTCAGGATTTTAGAAAAAGATATCAGCAAAAGTATAAGATTGAACCAAATGCACTTTCAGCACTGGGTTATGATTTGGGTTACTTTATAGCAGATGCAATAAAAAGAGCAAACTCTACAACCGACAGAGAAAAACTTCGCAAAGCTCTTGAAAGCACCAGGAATTTTGTGGGAATTACTGGAATTATCTCAATAGATGCAAAGCATAATGCAAAAAAGTCTGCGGTAATAATCGAGATTAAAAATGGTGTTCAGAGATTCAAACAGAAGCTAAATCCTTAAAGATTATGTCCCCTTTCTGGCATAGAGCCGGGAAGGGGATTTTTGGATTCACGCTCTTGTATACAGGTATACTTTAATGATATAATATAGAGGGTATCGAAAACAAAATAAAGCTGGCAGGAGGTTTTGAAGTAGATGGGTTTGAGCGTTGCGCAAAAGATTATAAAGCAGCACCTTGTCAAAGGTGATTTGATACCGGGCAAAGAAATAGCAATCAGGATTGACCAAACCCTGACTCAGGATTCAACAGGTACAATGGCTTATCTTCAGTTTGAAGCAATGGGGATTGACAGAGTAAAGACAAAACTTTCTGTTGCCTATATTGATCACAACACACTTCAAACAGGACCGGAAAATGCGGATGACCATTTATACATACAGACAGTTGCAAAAAAACACGGCATTTACTTCTCAAAACCCGGAAATGGAATCTGCCATCAGGTTCATTTAGAAAGGTTTGCAGTGCCGGGTCAAACACTTCTTGGCTCAGACAGCCACACACCAACAGCAGGTGGAATAGGAATGCTTGCAATTGGTGCAGGCGGCTTGGATGTTGCGGTTGCAATGGGTGGTGGCGAGTATTATTTGACTATGCCAAAGATTGTAAAAGTGAACCTGAAAGGAAGACTTCAGCCCTGGGTTTCTGCAAAAGATGTTATCCTGGAACTTTTGAGAAGACTCACTGTAAAAGGTGGCGTTGGTAAGATTTTCGAATACACAGGTGAAGGTGTAAAGACGCTATCTGTTCCGGAGAGGGCAACAATTACAAATATGGGTGCAGAGCTTGGTGCAACAACTTCGATATTTCCATCTGACCAGGTGACATATGAATTTTTGAAAGCACAGGGCAGAGAAGCTGACTTTGTTGAGATTTTACCTGACCCTGATGCTGTATATGATGAGGAGATTGAAATAGACCTGTCAAGCCTGGTGCCGCTTGCGGCATGCCCGCACAGCCCCGACAATGTTGTGCCTGTGGCCGAGCTCAAAAACATCAGGGTTGACCAGGTAGCAATTGGAAGCTGCACAAATTCATCCTTCAAAGACCTTATGAAGGTTGCAAAGATTTTAGAAGGAAAGACAGTGGCTGAGCATGTATCACTTGTTATATCGCCGGGTTCAAAACAGGTTTTGAACATGCTTGCACAAAATGGGGCTCTTGCATCTTTAGTTTCAGCCGGCGCAAGAATTTTAGAATGTGCATGTGGTCCATGTATAGGTATGGGTCAGGCACCAAGAACAAACGGTATTTCACTCAGGACATTCAACAGAAACTTTGAAGGTCGAAGCGGGACACCTTCTGCAAAGGTTTATCTTGTATCCCCTGAGACTGCTGCAGCATCAGCAATAACAGGCTATATAACAGACCCAAGAACCTTAGGCGATGAGCCACAGGTTGAGATGCCAAAGAGCTTTTTGATAAATGATAACCTGATAGTGCCACCTGCTGAAAAACCGGATGAGGTTGAGGTAATAAGAGGACCAAATATAAAGCCATTCCCGCAGGGAAAACCACTGCCGGAGGTAGTGGTTGGGAAGGTGCTGGTAAAGCTTGGCGACAATATCACAACCGACCATATAATGCCGTCGAATGCAAAGCTTTTGCCTTACAGGTCAAACATACCGTATCTATCTGATTATTGCCTGACACCATGTGACCCGGATTTTCCCAAAAAAGCACGCGAGAATGGTGGCGGCTTTATTGTGGGTGGTATAAACTACGGTCAGGGTTCGTCAAGAGAGCATGCAGCGCTTGTTCCGCTTTATCTTGGAGTAAAAGGGGTTCTGGCAAAGAGCTTTGCGCGAATTCATATGGCAAATTTAATTAACAATGGAATTATACCAATGGTGTTTGAAAATCCAGACGATTATGATACAATTGAAGAGATGGATGAGCTGAAGATTGAAAATGCAAGGGAACAGATTGAGAAGAATGATGTTTTAATAATAGAAAATGTAACAAAAGGCTTAAAATACAGGATGGTTTTAAATCTCACAGAAAGACAGAGAAAGATGATTTTGCACGGCGGGCTTTTGAACCTGACAAAGGCACAGGGAAAAAACTAAAAACATAGCACAGAGGGGAGAAGAAATCCCCTCTGTATTCTGTTAAAAATAATTTTATTGAGGGGGATTTCAAATGAGCTATACAATCACTCTTATACCCGGTGATGGGATAGGTCCAGAGGTTACAGAAGCTGCAAGAAGGGTTCTGGATGCATCGGGTGTGAAGATTGAGTGGGAAGTTGTTGAAGCAGGCGAAAAGGTTATGGAGCAGTATGGCACTCCGCTTCCAGACCATGTTCTTGAGAGTGTAAAAAAGAACAGAGTTGCGTTAAAAGGACCAATCACAACACCTGTTGGGACTGGTTTTAGAAGTGTAAATGTTGCACTAAGACAGGCACTCAATTTATATGCTAACGTAAGACCGGTGAAATCCTACGAAGGTGTTCCTTCAAGGTATACAAATGTGGATTTGATAATTGTCAGAGAGAACACAGAAGACCTTTATGCAGGCATTGAGTACATGGCAGGCGATGATGCAGCAGTTGGTGTTAAAATTATAACAAGAAAAGCAAGCGAGCGCATTGTAAGGTATGCATTTGAGCTTGCAAGAAGAGAAAAGAGAAGAAAGGTTACAGCTGTACACAAGGCAAATATTCAAAAACTAACAGATGGATTATTTTTGGAGTGTGCAAGAAAGGTGGCTCAGGACTATCCTGACATAGAATTTGAAGATATGATTGTTGATGCAATGAGCATGAAGCTTGTTCAAAGCCCTGAGAATTATGATGTTCTGGTTATGCCAAACATGTATGGTGATATTCTTTCAGACTTGGCGGCAGGTCTTGTGGGGGGTCTTGGAATAGCACCGGGTGCTAACATTGGTGAGGATGGTGCTGTGTTTGAGCCAATCCACGGTTCAGCACCAAAAAGAGCAGGGCAAAACATGGCAAACCCAACCGCAACAATTCTCTCAGGTGTTATGATGCTGAGGTATCTTGGTGAGCTTGAGGCGGCGGACAGGGTAGAAAAGGCGGTTGCAAAGGTTATAAAAGAAGGCAAAGAGGTTACATATGACCTCGGTGGTTCAACTGGTACAAAAGAGTTTGCTGATGCTGTTATTCGTGCAATGGAAAGCCTGTAAAGACTAAAATGGTTTATGAAGGTGATTTTGAATGGTTTACAATCATTCGGATGAAAAGGAAAGAAATTATTCTCCGCTCTATGAAAAGATATTTGAAGTCATCAAAGAAAGGATTTTGATGGGTATTTTAAAGCCGGGTGATCCCCTTGTTGAGGTAAAGCTGGCAGAGGAGCTTGGTGTTTCACGAACACCTATAAGAGAGGCTTTGAGACAGCTTGAGCTGGAAGGGCTTGTGTATTCTATCCCTCACAAGGGTGCATTTGTTGCAGGTGTTACTGCTCAGGATATAGAAGATATATACACAATAAGGATGCTATTGGATGGGCTGGCTGCACGCTGGGCAGCCCAGAAAATTACAAAGGACGAAGAGGATGAGCTGACGGAAATAATAACCCTTATGGAGCTTTATACAAGAAGAAAGGATATTCCAAAAGTTATGAAGACAGACTCGATGTTTCATCAGCTAATTTACAAAGCATCAAAGAGCAAACCCTTGGAGCATGTTTTATCAACATTTCACAGCTATATTATTAAAGCAAGGGCAACATCGTTTGAAACACCCGGCAGGCTTGAAGAGGCAATGCAGGAGCACAGGCTTATATATGAAGCAATTGTGAACAGGGATCCTGATAAAGCTGAAGAATATATGAAACTTCACGTAAAAAACGCTGCAAAGAACCTGATTGAACAAAAAAAACAGCAAGAGAGGTATTTGGCAGGGAAATAAGCTCAATTTCCCTGCTTTTTGTTTATCGTGATATGGTTATTTATGTAAAAAACCTTTTTTAAGCAGATATAAACAGAGCAAAAAATGATAGAATTTTTGTAATTCTTCCAGAGCTGCTGAACAGGGATGTAACATATGAAATACGTGAGAGTCTGGCAAGGTGGAAGAAGAATTTTGTTTAAGTGCTTGAAATGAACCTTGAAGTTTAGTATCATATCCACTATGGGAGTTTTGAGAAAAAACTTGATTTAGGAGATGATATTGCTGTGTATCTACCTGAGGTTTTTAAATATAGAGGCAGAGAAGTATACAAGATAAGAAATAACCTGATTCATTATGGTCGGCCAAATGATAAATTTATTGCAGTGCTTGTGGTTTTGGGCGCAGAAGAGTATAAAGGCCACAAGATATCATCACCGCTTTCTGTTGAGCTTCAAATAAACAATCCGAAGCTTACTGTAAAAGAGAGAGTTGTAAAAAAAGGTGAGGCAGAGAACCTGTACAAGGCGCTTGAGCTTGCACATGTCTGGCTGACCCAGGCAAATGGTCAGTAAATTTTTTACGGTTGATTTTGATATTGTTTGGGAGTATAATTTTACTGTGTAAATGCTTTTCTAAAGAAACCAAAATAGAGATTTGGCTGTGCTATGACGGGGAGGTAGCGGTGCCCTGTAACCCGCAATCCGCTACAGCGGGGTCGAATAGCCAGCATGAGGTATAACCCTGTTGGCATTGAGGGTGAGCCGGGGCGAGGATGGTTGTGTCCTGCGCAACGCGAGGGCTGTGAACCCCGCCAGGTCCGGAAGGAAGCAACGGTAAGCAGCTTTTTCGCGTGTGCCGCAGGGGTGCATGACAGGAGCCTGCCGGGCTTACTATTTCACCAGGAGGGTTATATCGAAGCTGGTCGCACAGCCATTTATTATTTTCTGCTTTTCAGGAAGATTAGTCTGAAAAATAATAATTTTATTAATACATACATTTTTATTGAATATAATACAGAAAAGTGTAACAAAAGTTTACATAGGGAGGATAAGTTACAAATGATAATTTTAGAAGGCCAGCAGCTTTTGACCTCCCAGATTACAACAGTTCTTAAACCTTATATTGGCGAAGCTCATCTTCTTTCAAGTATTTTGATGCTGACACATCTGATGGAACTTAAAGAATTTTCCTTTGAATGACAGAAAAGAATACAAAGAGAGAAAAAGATAAAACTTTTTTCCAGAGCTAAGTACTTGATATTTCTTGTTTGACAACCCCTTTTAAAATTTTATCAAAAAAAGTATAATAAAATCACTACTTTTTATTCTCCGGGTTTTTAATTGAGGATGTTAGAAATGAAGAAAGGTATAATTTGGGTTTTATCGCTTTTAATTTTTTCATATCCAAACCTGGCTTTTGCACAGAGCTTTGCAAATGATTCTGGGATTTTTGAGTTTTATATTTACAAATCTGTTGAGATTGTTGGGTTTGTTGCCCTGTGTGGAATATTTATTTTATCAATAATACTGCAAAAAGAACTTGGTGAAGTGCTGCTGCACAACTTCAGTAAAATATTTGCTGCTCTTACAATTTTGAAATTTGTTTATGTTTTAAACGTAGAAGAGCAAATGATATATGATTTGCACTATATCCAATCAATGGTATTTTTAGGATTT
The Caldicellulosiruptor morganii DNA segment above includes these coding regions:
- the modA gene encoding molybdate ABC transporter substrate-binding protein, which translates into the protein MTNRSKWVKSVLISIFVVAVLVAVLFCTYSQFAFSKTTKAQNSKNNKLVLFVPNTLETVVEKIADQFEKEKNCKIEMNVAGTHVLVTQLKSGASCDIFFSADKRYIDEIKEKRYINSYLTFAKTTLAIVSSSKKVKSFEDISKKGIKLCIADPVSPIGMWTQKFLSKVKNESPTLYKKISQNVISQEFQITDVIQKVKAMQADAGVVYLTDAKNSKLGIVPIPDKYNVQVYHYVGVLKTSEKNKLAKEFIEFLSSKKVKAILKSAGYE
- a CDS encoding molybdate ABC transporter permease subunit, with product MKKVFILSIPFLIFLFLPFLNLLFVVPYSKLFNMITKKETVTAFGLSFFTASICCILAFLIGTPFAYLLASIKRRIHLLELIIDLPNVLPPILMGVLLLLLYGKVGFIGRILDRASLQIPFTTFAVILAQLFVSIGYYLKVAYSSFLAIDKQLKEEGFILGLDELGIMWHVYLPVARKGLVIGILGTFSRALGEFGATVVFAGNVFGKTQTISLYLYKLYVQNQEETYSVSFVMIIISYLILYLTKKLLNNVDY
- a CDS encoding beta/alpha barrel domain-containing protein — protein: MVGAVKKIFQDFEKGAPNYFKEIFPYESIPKVIFDGVSVPVNIPSKLYVTDSTFREGQQAISYIGKENVAKIFEYLHYIDNGTGTIKYSEFFLYTNYHKQCVQECLKKSFEFPKVVGWVRSKKEELKLAKEFGLDEIGILMSCSDYHIYKKFQKTRSEIAAQYINMIQEAFSLGITPRVHLEDITRSDIENFVIPLILAIEEIAKKCDKKVYFKLCDTLGFGVPYEYASLPRSVPKLIHTISKSTNIPPERLEWHGHNDFYKAQSNAVCAWLYGASMVNCTIRGVGERTGIAALEIAILDLVQIKDENPPNLNFGVLNELLEFTSRFEVMK
- a CDS encoding type II toxin-antitoxin system MqsR family toxin, which encodes MQSVFRVARKKAIEIEKLKEEIIKSYLLEIKKLIVAGKWGFVKREKNIKFLKEWGLLIDDVKDILLDLQPGDYVQGPEQDHLDNKEGDIWIFKNSRYLDVCIYIKLRYNPPEEVVCISFHEDEPQEGGEKE
- a CDS encoding type II TA system antitoxin MqsA family protein; protein product: MMNRAYCPQCKKHVEIKVVKNLIKEYKGVQVNVEEYVPHCSECNTELFVPDIENENLKRLYQRYRELAGLITPEEIQKVREKYGLSQRELGQILGWGKMTINRYERGALPSKSHSDVLKLILTSEEFFKEKVEEAFKSRRITERTYQKTREKIKDSVAELKKRIISAALEHPEDIYNGFRRFDFEKLENLISYIAEKVENLYLSSLNKFLWYIDFMHFKRCLRSITGLRYIKYAYGPVIENFAYKEIAAYPSDKYTVEEYETPDGAIQTKIKSKGNYDLSVFTPEELQTINMVIDTLKDKTCSAISELSHQEVGWKQTPLRELISYEYAKSVNLDSQVVQK
- a CDS encoding ABC transporter substrate-binding protein yields the protein MKKLIFKNALAILVIFCFVLSLFSLAFASGSKTIRLGVDIELSGVVAQYGQRTLEGLKMAVEEINQKGGVLGKKIELVIFDNKSDKTEALNIATRLATKENVLAILGSVTSGATKSASVAATRYKIPIISPTATDDLVTVDERTGRTKPYVFRICFNDSFQGSVMANFALKTLKIKTAAIIYDASSDYSKGLYKNFKETFTKNGGKVVAQEAFTSGEKDFNGILTKIRDKNPQALFVPVYYDDAGLIIKQARELGMWMPILGADGFDDPKVVEKAGSKYATNIFFSTHYSSQDTDKKVQDFRKRYQQKYKIEPNALSALGYDLGYFIADAIKRANSTTDREKLRKALESTRNFVGITGIISIDAKHNAKKSAVIIEIKNGVQRFKQKLNP
- a CDS encoding aconitate hydratase; this encodes MGLSVAQKIIKQHLVKGDLIPGKEIAIRIDQTLTQDSTGTMAYLQFEAMGIDRVKTKLSVAYIDHNTLQTGPENADDHLYIQTVAKKHGIYFSKPGNGICHQVHLERFAVPGQTLLGSDSHTPTAGGIGMLAIGAGGLDVAVAMGGGEYYLTMPKIVKVNLKGRLQPWVSAKDVILELLRRLTVKGGVGKIFEYTGEGVKTLSVPERATITNMGAELGATTSIFPSDQVTYEFLKAQGREADFVEILPDPDAVYDEEIEIDLSSLVPLAACPHSPDNVVPVAELKNIRVDQVAIGSCTNSSFKDLMKVAKILEGKTVAEHVSLVISPGSKQVLNMLAQNGALASLVSAGARILECACGPCIGMGQAPRTNGISLRTFNRNFEGRSGTPSAKVYLVSPETAAASAITGYITDPRTLGDEPQVEMPKSFLINDNLIVPPAEKPDEVEVIRGPNIKPFPQGKPLPEVVVGKVLVKLGDNITTDHIMPSNAKLLPYRSNIPYLSDYCLTPCDPDFPKKARENGGGFIVGGINYGQGSSREHAALVPLYLGVKGVLAKSFARIHMANLINNGIIPMVFENPDDYDTIEEMDELKIENAREQIEKNDVLIIENVTKGLKYRMVLNLTERQRKMILHGGLLNLTKAQGKN
- a CDS encoding isocitrate/isopropylmalate dehydrogenase family protein, giving the protein MSYTITLIPGDGIGPEVTEAARRVLDASGVKIEWEVVEAGEKVMEQYGTPLPDHVLESVKKNRVALKGPITTPVGTGFRSVNVALRQALNLYANVRPVKSYEGVPSRYTNVDLIIVRENTEDLYAGIEYMAGDDAAVGVKIITRKASERIVRYAFELARREKRRKVTAVHKANIQKLTDGLFLECARKVAQDYPDIEFEDMIVDAMSMKLVQSPENYDVLVMPNMYGDILSDLAAGLVGGLGIAPGANIGEDGAVFEPIHGSAPKRAGQNMANPTATILSGVMMLRYLGELEAADRVEKAVAKVIKEGKEVTYDLGGSTGTKEFADAVIRAMESL
- a CDS encoding GntR family transcriptional regulator, yielding MVYNHSDEKERNYSPLYEKIFEVIKERILMGILKPGDPLVEVKLAEELGVSRTPIREALRQLELEGLVYSIPHKGAFVAGVTAQDIEDIYTIRMLLDGLAARWAAQKITKDEEDELTEIITLMELYTRRKDIPKVMKTDSMFHQLIYKASKSKPLEHVLSTFHSYIIKARATSFETPGRLEEAMQEHRLIYEAIVNRDPDKAEEYMKLHVKNAAKNLIEQKKQQERYLAGK